A DNA window from Staphylococcus warneri contains the following coding sequences:
- a CDS encoding competence protein ComK: protein MNQITTSQLLYIETEIGPKSVTRCHYQQYAISLPLTINNTLIYLLELHQKSLPLQKKLAKRLLQINKKIPLYVNETLILFPLKNHRSPIQIYINAYYIIGIQSKSDATLIQFSNTKSLVVDEPYTSIIKKWQESLLLCHLITHSYSAY from the coding sequence ATGAATCAAATTACAACATCTCAATTATTATATATTGAAACAGAGATAGGTCCAAAAAGTGTTACTCGATGTCATTATCAACAATATGCCATTTCACTACCGCTTACTATCAATAATACATTAATATATCTATTAGAATTACATCAAAAATCATTACCGCTTCAAAAGAAACTTGCTAAACGACTACTTCAAATTAATAAAAAGATACCTCTTTACGTTAATGAGACACTTATCTTGTTCCCTCTTAAAAATCATCGTTCTCCTATTCAAATTTATATTAATGCATACTATATTATTGGAATTCAATCAAAAAGCGATGCCACACTCATACAGTTTTCTAATACTAAATCTCTAGTAGTAGACGAACCTTACACTTCTATAATAAAAAAATGGCAAGAAAGCTTACTTCTTTGCCATTTGATTACACATTCGTATTCTGCTTATTAA
- a CDS encoding sigma-70 family RNA polymerase sigma factor produces the protein MEFKIIYQEYNKIIHYLLKRYQITYNYDEFYQLLLIQLWHLTHNYQPSKSHKLSSYLFIRLNYYLIDIFRKENKKLSTINIDTTVYSKNEPIQFLNEDALLLQDIYYLLNNQEKQWLDLKLLGYKQFEIANIMHLSISTIKKIKKVTQSKIMQHLQYNLEKE, from the coding sequence TTGGAATTCAAGATTATCTATCAAGAGTACAACAAAATCATACATTATTTGTTAAAAAGATACCAAATCACTTATAATTATGACGAGTTTTATCAATTACTGTTAATCCAATTATGGCACTTAACTCATAATTATCAACCCTCAAAATCTCACAAATTATCCTCTTATCTTTTTATTAGGCTAAACTATTATCTTATCGATATATTTCGCAAAGAAAACAAAAAATTATCTACTATAAATATTGATACAACTGTCTACTCAAAAAATGAACCCATTCAATTTTTAAACGAAGATGCATTACTTTTGCAAGACATTTATTATCTATTAAATAATCAAGAAAAACAATGGTTAGATTTAAAATTATTGGGTTATAAACAATTTGAAATCGCAAATATAATGCATCTTTCTATATCAACTATTAAGAAAATTAAAAAAGTAACTCAATCCAAAATTATGCAGCATTTACAATACAACCTAGAAAAGGAATGA
- a CDS encoding N-acetylglucosaminidase — MTKHKKGSIVAILGLLIIFVIGAIIFFSMVSDQIFFKHVKEEQKIEKLDVTLDKAAKKQIDNYTSQQVSNKNNDAWRDASSTEIKSAMDSSQFIDSDVQKYQFLDLSKYQGIDEKRIKRMLVDRPTLLKHTDDFTKAAKDKHVNEVYLISHALLETGAAKSELSKGVEIDGKKYYNFYGVGALDKDPVKTGAEYAKKHGWDTPQKAIYGGADFIHNHFLKHEDQDTLYSMRWNPKNPGEHQYATDIKWAESNATIIADFYKDMKTEGKYFKLYVYKDDKDHLKK, encoded by the coding sequence ATGACGAAGCACAAAAAGGGATCTATTGTTGCAATTTTAGGATTGCTGATTATCTTTGTAATTGGAGCAATTATCTTTTTCTCAATGGTTTCTGACCAAATCTTCTTTAAACACGTAAAAGAAGAACAGAAGATTGAGAAATTAGATGTAACTTTAGATAAAGCCGCAAAGAAACAAATAGATAACTATACGAGTCAACAAGTATCGAATAAAAACAATGATGCGTGGAGAGATGCATCATCAACTGAAATAAAATCAGCTATGGATAGTAGTCAATTTATCGATAGTGACGTACAAAAATATCAGTTTTTAGATTTATCTAAATATCAAGGTATTGATGAAAAAAGAATTAAGCGTATGTTAGTTGATCGACCAACTTTATTGAAACATACTGATGACTTTACAAAAGCAGCGAAAGATAAACATGTAAATGAAGTTTATTTAATTTCACATGCGTTATTAGAAACAGGTGCTGCTAAGAGTGAATTATCTAAAGGTGTAGAAATTGATGGTAAGAAATACTACAACTTTTACGGTGTAGGAGCATTAGACAAAGATCCTGTTAAGACAGGTGCTGAATATGCTAAAAAACATGGTTGGGACACACCTCAAAAAGCCATTTATGGTGGTGCTGATTTCATTCATAATCATTTCTTAAAACATGAAGATCAAGATACACTATACAGTATGAGATGGAATCCTAAGAATCCTGGTGAACATCAATATGCAACTGACATTAAATGGGCTGAAAGTAATGCCACTATCATCGCGGATTTTTATAAAGATATGAAAACTGAAGGTAAATATTTCAAGTTATATGTTTATAAAGATGATAAAGATCATTTGAAGAAATAA
- a CDS encoding FAD/NAD(P)-binding protein gives MRVAIIGMGTAGVSVLRQLVKHDHFEKLKVDVYDDRNNMGQGVPFQNDSSELLINMPSKKMSLNLDDDEEFWKWYQHQQEFEFDNPTYLPRFVFGHYMKSYLSKFDDQYENITIINHKVREIFTTSKVDETNLKYYVCTSDDMKEWREYDYLFLTFGTFAYHDPYHLKGIKGFKPTPYPTYNSLDDVNEDDRIAILGTGLASLDVIRYVTAHHPRLPILMTSRSANLPSVRGQMVDIEFTHLTKQKFNDLQAQNYGNVPLDIAVDLFLKECSDYGIDFEKLINRRTGNHINDLKFDLEHEKEMGIFQSIIEYLKENLNWIWNSLSFEDQQIFQEKYTKMIQLNSNPMPPRTAKLLIELLEKEALIIRKNLKNVYHEDGLFHLQYENENDIEDFNVVINATGSKNHLSELDEDDQLIRNLENRQIVQSHPMGGIQIIPETNQVISPRFGTLTNVIAIGQMTNGVNKLRNGVKMIVNQVANAVDRLYDTQQDFENINEESI, from the coding sequence ATGCGAGTAGCTATAATAGGAATGGGCACAGCCGGTGTCAGTGTTTTACGTCAACTTGTCAAACATGACCATTTTGAAAAATTAAAAGTAGATGTGTATGATGACCGCAATAATATGGGACAGGGTGTTCCTTTTCAAAATGATAGTAGTGAATTACTTATTAATATGCCGTCTAAAAAAATGAGTTTAAATTTAGATGATGATGAAGAGTTTTGGAAATGGTATCAACATCAGCAAGAATTTGAATTCGATAATCCTACATATTTACCACGTTTTGTATTTGGACATTATATGAAATCATATTTATCCAAATTTGATGATCAATATGAAAATATAACAATTATCAATCATAAAGTACGTGAAATATTTACGACTTCAAAAGTAGACGAAACAAATCTTAAATATTACGTTTGTACCTCAGATGATATGAAAGAATGGCGAGAATATGATTACTTATTTTTAACCTTTGGTACATTTGCATATCACGATCCATATCATTTAAAAGGTATAAAAGGGTTTAAACCGACACCTTACCCTACATACAATTCATTAGATGATGTAAATGAAGATGATAGAATTGCAATTCTTGGTACTGGTCTAGCAAGTCTAGATGTTATTCGATATGTCACTGCACATCACCCTAGATTGCCTATTTTAATGACTAGTCGATCTGCCAATTTACCTAGTGTAAGAGGTCAAATGGTAGATATAGAATTTACACATTTAACAAAACAAAAGTTTAATGATTTACAGGCACAGAATTATGGGAATGTCCCATTAGATATAGCAGTAGATTTATTTTTAAAAGAATGTAGCGACTATGGTATAGATTTTGAAAAATTAATCAATAGAAGAACTGGAAATCATATTAATGATTTAAAGTTTGATTTAGAACATGAAAAGGAAATGGGAATTTTCCAAAGTATAATTGAATACTTAAAGGAAAATTTAAATTGGATTTGGAATAGTTTAAGTTTTGAAGATCAACAAATATTCCAAGAGAAATATACTAAAATGATTCAACTCAATTCTAATCCAATGCCTCCTAGAACTGCGAAATTACTTATTGAGTTATTAGAAAAAGAGGCGTTGATTATCCGTAAAAATTTAAAAAATGTATATCATGAGGACGGATTATTCCATTTACAATATGAAAATGAGAATGACATTGAAGATTTTAATGTAGTCATTAATGCAACTGGATCTAAAAACCATTTATCTGAGCTAGATGAAGATGACCAATTAATTCGTAATTTAGAAAATAGGCAAATTGTACAATCTCATCCCATGGGTGGTATACAAATTATTCCTGAAACGAACCAGGTTATTAGTCCTAGATTTGGTACTTTAACTAATGTCATAGCGATAGGACAAATGACAAATGGCGTCAATAAACTTAGAAACGGTGTCAAAATGATTGTTAACCAAGTGGCTAATGCAGTTGATAGATTGTATGACACTCAACAAGACTTTGAAAATATAAACGAAGAGAGCATTTAG
- the ribD gene encoding bifunctional diaminohydroxyphosphoribosylaminopyrimidine deaminase/5-amino-6-(5-phosphoribosylamino)uracil reductase RibD yields the protein MSKFMNYAIQLAQMVDGQTGVNPPVGSVVVKDGRIVGIGAHLRKGDKHAEVQALDMAQSEAKGATIYVSLEPCTHHGSTPPCVDKIIEAGIQKVIYAVKDTTLISKGDDILKNAGIEVEFQYNAVAAQLYQDFFTAKRNGIPELTVKVSASLDGKQATDDGESKWITNKDVKKDVYQLRHSHDAVLTGRKTIEADDPLYTTRIADGKHPIRVILSKSGKLDFGQQLFHDNASPIWIYTENKNLTVDNSNVTIIYMEQCEIKSILKDLYHKGIGKLLVEAGPEITSEFLQSDHLDHLVLYFAPKIIGGSGKNQFFQTDQIISLPDTTQFEIVNSTLIHQNIKLVLRKK from the coding sequence TTGAGTAAATTTATGAATTATGCTATTCAACTTGCACAAATGGTTGATGGACAAACAGGTGTTAATCCTCCTGTAGGTTCGGTTGTCGTCAAAGACGGTAGAATAGTTGGTATTGGTGCTCACTTACGAAAAGGTGATAAACATGCTGAAGTTCAAGCTTTAGACATGGCACAATCAGAAGCAAAAGGTGCGACAATATATGTATCATTAGAACCATGTACACATCATGGTTCAACGCCACCATGTGTAGATAAAATCATCGAAGCAGGTATTCAAAAAGTCATTTATGCTGTTAAAGATACTACACTCATTTCAAAAGGTGATGACATATTGAAGAATGCAGGCATTGAAGTTGAATTTCAATATAATGCCGTTGCAGCCCAACTTTATCAAGATTTCTTCACTGCTAAAAGGAATGGCATTCCCGAATTAACTGTGAAAGTTTCTGCTAGTTTAGATGGTAAACAAGCTACCGATGATGGCGAGAGTAAGTGGATTACTAATAAGGATGTAAAAAAAGATGTTTATCAATTACGTCATAGTCACGATGCAGTATTAACCGGACGTAAAACGATAGAAGCTGACGATCCTTTGTACACGACAAGGATAGCTGACGGTAAACATCCAATTCGTGTCATACTTAGTAAAAGTGGCAAATTAGATTTTGGTCAACAACTATTTCACGACAACGCTTCTCCCATTTGGATCTATACAGAAAATAAAAATTTAACAGTAGACAATAGTAATGTAACTATTATATATATGGAACAATGTGAGATTAAATCTATTTTAAAAGATTTATATCATAAAGGTATCGGGAAACTGTTAGTCGAAGCAGGTCCCGAAATTACTTCAGAATTTCTCCAATCAGATCATTTAGATCACCTTGTACTTTATTTTGCCCCGAAAATAATAGGTGGTTCTGGTAAGAATCAATTTTTCCAAACTGACCAAATTATATCATTACCAGATACAACTCAATTTGAAATTGTTAATTCCACGTTAATACATCAAAATATTAAATTAGTTTTGAGAAAGAAGTGA
- the ribE gene encoding riboflavin synthase, whose product MFTGIIEEIGTVQEVRNQNSVRTLVITAEKILEDMHIGDSISVNGACLTVIDFDDQTFSVQVIKGTENKTYLSDVQRHTKVNLERAMSGNGRFGGHFVLGHVDHLGTISKINESANSMIIQIKASKSILNQMVKQGSITVDGTSLTIFDLHSDAFDIHLIPETRRSTILSSKKVGDNVHLESDVLFKYVENILNHNQSSLTEEKLKAFGF is encoded by the coding sequence ATGTTTACAGGCATCATTGAAGAAATAGGAACGGTACAAGAAGTTCGTAATCAAAATTCAGTTCGAACATTAGTAATTACTGCCGAAAAAATACTAGAAGACATGCATATTGGTGATTCAATTAGTGTGAACGGTGCGTGTTTGACTGTCATTGATTTTGATGACCAAACATTTTCTGTTCAAGTGATTAAAGGCACAGAAAATAAAACTTACCTCTCTGATGTTCAACGCCATACGAAAGTTAATTTAGAAAGAGCGATGAGTGGAAACGGCAGATTTGGTGGTCACTTTGTGTTAGGTCATGTTGATCATTTAGGAACGATTTCTAAAATTAATGAATCTGCCAATTCAATGATTATCCAAATTAAAGCATCCAAATCCATACTTAATCAAATGGTTAAACAAGGATCGATAACAGTTGATGGTACAAGTTTAACGATTTTCGATCTTCATTCAGATGCTTTTGATATACATTTGATTCCTGAAACAAGACGTTCCACCATCTTATCTAGTAAAAAAGTGGGAGATAACGTACATTTAGAATCAGATGTATTATTCAAATATGTTGAAAATATTTTAAATCATAATCAATCGAGTTTAACAGAAGAAAAACTAAAAGCATTTGGTTTTTAG
- the ribB gene encoding 3,4-dihydroxy-2-butanone-4-phosphate synthase, translating into MKFDSIELALKALKQGESIIVVDDEDRENEGDLIAITEWMKDDTINFMAREGRGLICTPISSSISERLELHPMESHNSDVYGTNFTVSIDHKNTTTGISANERTLTARALIEEHAKASDFNRPGHLFPLIAKDNGVLERNGHTEAAVDLAKLTGAKPAGVICEIMNNDGSMAKGEDLQAFKEKHQLVMITIESLIEYRQVNESHVNLNAKVKMPTDFGTFDMYGFTTDYSEEEIVVITKGDIRSHENVRIHSACLTGDIFHSQRCDCGAQLEASMNYIEQNGGMIIYLPQEGRGIGLMNKLRAYELIEKGYDTVTANLALGFDEDLRDYNIAAQILKYFEIEKVNLLSNNPKKFEGLKEYGINIQQRIEVIVPETQYNHDYMTTKKEKMGHLI; encoded by the coding sequence ATGAAGTTCGACAGTATTGAATTAGCCTTAAAAGCTTTAAAACAAGGTGAAAGTATTATTGTAGTTGATGATGAAGATAGAGAAAATGAAGGCGACTTAATAGCAATAACTGAATGGATGAAAGACGATACGATTAATTTCATGGCTAGAGAAGGTCGTGGGTTAATTTGTACACCTATCAGTTCAAGTATTAGTGAACGCCTAGAGCTCCATCCGATGGAATCACATAACTCAGACGTGTATGGGACAAATTTTACTGTAAGTATTGACCATAAGAATACAACAACAGGTATCAGTGCGAATGAGAGAACACTAACTGCAAGAGCACTAATCGAAGAGCATGCAAAAGCTTCAGATTTTAACCGTCCAGGTCACTTATTTCCTTTAATTGCTAAAGATAATGGTGTGTTAGAAAGAAATGGGCATACAGAGGCGGCAGTAGATCTTGCTAAATTAACAGGTGCTAAACCTGCAGGTGTAATTTGTGAAATTATGAATAATGATGGGTCTATGGCTAAGGGTGAAGATCTTCAAGCATTTAAAGAGAAACATCAATTAGTTATGATTACGATTGAAAGTTTAATAGAATATCGTCAAGTTAATGAATCACATGTAAATCTTAATGCGAAAGTAAAAATGCCAACCGATTTTGGTACATTTGATATGTATGGTTTTACAACTGATTATAGTGAAGAAGAAATCGTCGTTATAACTAAAGGTGATATTAGATCACATGAAAATGTGCGTATCCATTCTGCATGCCTTACGGGTGATATTTTCCATAGCCAACGATGTGATTGTGGTGCTCAATTAGAAGCTTCGATGAATTATATAGAACAAAACGGTGGAATGATTATCTATTTACCTCAAGAAGGGCGTGGCATAGGACTCATGAATAAATTACGTGCCTATGAATTAATTGAAAAAGGTTATGATACTGTTACAGCTAATTTAGCATTAGGATTCGATGAAGATTTACGAGATTATAATATAGCTGCACAGATTCTTAAATATTTTGAAATAGAAAAAGTAAATTTATTAAGTAATAATCCGAAGAAATTTGAAGGATTAAAAGAATATGGCATTAATATTCAACAACGTATAGAAGTGATTGTACCAGAAACACAATATAATCATGACTATATGACAACTAAAAAAGAAAAAATGGGACATTTAATTTAG
- the ribE gene encoding 6,7-dimethyl-8-ribityllumazine synthase, with protein sequence MNFEGKLVGKDLKVAIVVSRFNDFITGRLLEGAKDTFIRHDVDENNIDVAYVPGAFEIPMVARKLAQTGKYDAVVTLGCVIRGATSHYDYVCNEVAKGVSKANESTDVPVIFGILTTESIEQAVERAGTKAGNKGSEAAVSAIEMANLLKQF encoded by the coding sequence ATGAATTTTGAAGGAAAATTAGTAGGTAAAGATTTAAAAGTTGCTATTGTAGTGAGTAGATTTAATGATTTTATTACAGGACGTTTGCTAGAGGGTGCTAAGGATACTTTTATTCGTCACGATGTTGACGAAAATAATATTGATGTCGCTTATGTACCTGGTGCTTTTGAAATTCCTATGGTTGCAAGAAAATTAGCTCAAACAGGTAAATATGATGCAGTAGTCACATTAGGATGTGTCATAAGAGGGGCGACATCGCATTATGATTATGTTTGTAATGAAGTTGCAAAAGGTGTATCAAAAGCTAATGAGTCAACAGATGTGCCTGTTATATTTGGTATATTAACTACGGAAAGTATTGAACAAGCAGTTGAACGTGCAGGAACTAAAGCAGGTAATAAAGGTTCTGAAGCGGCTGTAAGTGCAATAGAAATGGCTAATTTATTGAAACAATTTTAA
- a CDS encoding alpha/beta fold hydrolase — MWKWETENDAKGVVVIAHNILEHTGRYAYVITMLRRNGYHVIMGDLPGQGQTSRANKGQIEDFNEYHENILEWIKIANEYKIPTFILGVGLGGLILINLLERIELPVEGLMLISPLLEFKQSGKDRKNKLLSNVGKVSKDTRFKIGITAQDLTRNDEVIEDTVNDGLMLKKVTYHWYNLVNEMMKETMEHIKDIKPLPTLIMTGSEDIISEINATETFKDKLVTNELYYKVWNGLYHEIHNEPERDQVMRYVLTFLNNSVNTMGFIVEEDEIEDI, encoded by the coding sequence ATGTGGAAGTGGGAAACTGAAAATGACGCAAAAGGCGTTGTTGTCATTGCTCATAATATATTAGAACATACTGGTCGATATGCCTATGTTATTACGATGTTAAGAAGAAATGGTTATCATGTCATAATGGGTGATCTACCTGGACAAGGCCAAACGTCTAGAGCTAATAAAGGACAAATTGAAGATTTTAATGAATATCATGAGAATATATTAGAATGGATTAAAATTGCTAATGAGTATAAAATTCCAACCTTTATTCTTGGTGTAGGTTTAGGTGGTTTAATTTTAATTAACTTATTAGAGCGAATTGAATTACCCGTTGAAGGTTTAATGCTCATTTCACCATTATTAGAATTTAAACAATCAGGTAAGGATAGAAAGAATAAATTACTCTCTAATGTTGGTAAAGTATCCAAAGATACTCGATTTAAAATTGGTATCACAGCTCAAGACCTAACACGTAATGATGAAGTTATTGAAGATACAGTCAATGATGGATTAATGTTGAAAAAAGTGACATATCATTGGTATAACCTTGTAAATGAAATGATGAAAGAGACAATGGAACACATCAAAGATATCAAACCATTACCAACTTTAATTATGACAGGTAGTGAAGATATCATTTCAGAAATCAATGCAACTGAAACATTTAAAGATAAACTAGTAACAAATGAGTTATATTATAAAGTATGGAATGGTTTATACCATGAGATTCATAATGAGCCAGAGCGAGACCAAGTGATGCGTTATGTACTAACTTTCCTTAATAATAGTGTAAATACTATGGGATTTATTGTTGAAGAAGATGAAATTGAAGATATATGA
- a CDS encoding transcriptional regulator, SarA/Rot family has translation MNQNENERVYGILQLDKLLADVNSIFETIQKEYDMSKEEILILLNLWEKGSMTLKEMDEFVEIKPYKRTRTYNNLVNLEWIYKERPQDDERTVIIHFNEKLAKQKDGLLDFIGETITSKSEPMQTSLKSILAV, from the coding sequence ATGAATCAAAATGAAAATGAAAGAGTTTATGGTATTTTACAGTTAGACAAGTTGTTAGCCGATGTTAATTCTATATTTGAAACAATTCAAAAAGAATATGACATGTCTAAAGAAGAGATTTTAATTTTATTAAACCTATGGGAAAAAGGTTCAATGACATTAAAAGAAATGGACGAGTTTGTTGAAATTAAGCCGTATAAGCGAACAAGAACTTACAATAATTTAGTTAATTTAGAGTGGATATATAAAGAGCGTCCACAAGACGATGAACGTACTGTTATTATTCATTTTAATGAAAAATTAGCAAAACAAAAAGATGGTTTACTTGATTTCATTGGGGAAACAATTACATCGAAATCAGAACCTATGCAGACAAGCTTAAAATCAATCTTAGCTGTATAA
- a CDS encoding class I SAM-dependent methyltransferase: MKLERILPFSKILIQSHITDSSIVIDATCGNGNDTLFLAQQVPHGFVYGFDIQQLAIDNTKMKVSNYSNVKLIKDGHENVKQYITKDHIGNVDAAIFNLGYLPKGDKSIVTTHQTTISAIQNIFDLLNEEGIIILVIYHGHDEGKIERDALMDYLTHLDQKQAHVLQYQFINQKNNAPFICAIEKRG, encoded by the coding sequence ATGAAACTAGAACGGATACTCCCCTTTTCAAAGATTCTGATTCAAAGTCATATTACTGATTCTAGTATCGTCATTGACGCTACTTGTGGTAATGGAAACGATACTTTATTCTTGGCACAACAAGTGCCTCATGGATTTGTATATGGCTTTGATATTCAACAATTGGCTATCGATAATACTAAAATGAAGGTATCTAACTATTCAAATGTAAAACTGATTAAAGATGGTCATGAAAATGTAAAACAATATATTACTAAAGACCATATCGGCAATGTCGATGCTGCTATATTTAATCTTGGTTATTTACCTAAAGGTGATAAATCAATCGTTACTACACATCAAACAACTATAAGTGCCATCCAAAATATTTTTGATTTATTGAATGAAGAAGGTATCATTATATTAGTGATTTATCATGGTCATGATGAAGGTAAAATTGAACGAGATGCATTAATGGATTATTTAACACATTTAGATCAAAAACAAGCACACGTCTTACAATATCAGTTTATAAATCAAAAGAATAATGCACCATTCATATGCGCTATTGAAAAAAGAGGTTAA
- a CDS encoding TIGR01212 family radical SAM protein (This family includes YhcC from E. coli K-12, an uncharacterized radical SAM protein.) has protein sequence MGNFFPYAFEDKRYHTWNYHLKNKFGRKIFKVALDGGFDCPNRDGTVAHGGCTFCSAAGSGDFAGNRADPIEVQFQQIKERMHEKWSEGQYIAYFQAFTNTHAPVEVLKEKYEPVLKEEGVVGLSIATRPDCLPDDVVEYLAELNQRTYLWVELGLQTVHQTTSDLINRAHDMQTYYEGVAKLRKHNINVCTHIINGLPGEDYNMMMETAREVAQMDVQGIKIHLLHLLKGTPMVKQYEKGMLEFMSQEDYTNLVCDQLEILPPEMIIHRITGDGPIDLMVGPMWSVNKWEVLNEIDNELARRDSYQGKKFEHKVKS, from the coding sequence ATGGGTAATTTCTTCCCGTATGCTTTTGAAGATAAAAGATATCACACTTGGAATTATCACTTAAAAAATAAATTTGGTCGAAAAATATTTAAAGTTGCCTTAGATGGTGGTTTCGACTGTCCAAATAGAGATGGTACTGTAGCTCATGGTGGATGTACATTTTGTTCAGCAGCTGGTAGTGGCGATTTTGCAGGAAATCGTGCTGATCCTATTGAAGTACAATTCCAACAAATCAAAGAAAGAATGCATGAAAAATGGAGTGAAGGTCAATATATCGCTTACTTTCAAGCCTTTACAAATACACATGCTCCTGTAGAAGTATTAAAAGAAAAATATGAACCTGTCCTGAAAGAAGAAGGCGTTGTAGGTTTATCAATTGCTACTCGTCCTGACTGTTTACCTGACGATGTTGTTGAATATTTAGCAGAATTAAATCAAAGAACTTATCTTTGGGTAGAACTTGGTTTACAAACTGTACACCAAACGACTTCGGACTTAATTAATCGTGCACATGATATGCAAACGTATTATGAAGGTGTCGCTAAATTACGTAAGCATAATATCAACGTATGTACACATATCATTAATGGGTTACCAGGTGAAGACTATAACATGATGATGGAAACTGCACGTGAAGTTGCTCAAATGGACGTCCAAGGAATTAAGATTCATTTATTACATCTATTAAAGGGCACGCCAATGGTAAAACAATATGAAAAAGGCATGTTAGAATTCATGTCACAAGAGGATTATACAAACCTCGTATGTGATCAACTTGAAATTCTTCCACCTGAAATGATTATTCACCGTATTACAGGAGATGGTCCAATTGACTTAATGGTTGGCCCTATGTGGAGTGTAAATAAATGGGAAGTGCTAAATGAGATAGACAATGAATTAGCACGTCGAGATTCATATCAAGGTAAAAAGTTTGAACATAAGGTGAAATCATGA